CCGCTCTTGAGGATTTTCCTGCTGCTCCTGGTGGTTTCGCTGCGCCCGGACATCCTCCTCGCCCTGCGGTTCGACTCCCTGCCCATCGACTGCACGGGCAACGAACTCTGCTTCATCCAGAACTATTTCGATCGCGAGCCCGGCTCCTTCGCCCGGGACCACGCCTGCGGCTTCCTCTCCTACGACGGCCACGAGGGCACGGATTTCCGGGTCGCCCGCGCGGACATGGAGCGCGGCGTGCCGGTGCTGGCCGTGGCCGACGGCGTGGTGCGCGCGGTGCGCGACGGCATGTCCGACGGCGAGATGCTCCGGCGCGGCAAGGCGGGCCTGCGCGGCCGGGAGGCGGGCAACGCCGTGGCCGTGGCCCACGGCGACGGCTTCGAGACCCAGTACAGCCATCTGCGCCAGGGCAGCGTGCGGGTGAAACCCGGCGAACACGTGCGTGCCGGGCAGGTCCTGGGGCTGGTGGGCGAGTCCGGCATGGCCGAGTTCCCGCATGTGGAATTCCTGGTCCGGCGGGGCCGCACGGCGTTTTGCCCCTTCGTGGGGCCGGACGCGGGCCCCGGCTGCGGGGTCAAGGGCTCGCCGCTCTGGAGCGAGGAGCGGCTGACCGTCGCGCCCCTGGCCTACAAGCCCACCGGGCTGCTCCGCGCGGGCTTCGTGGCCAAGGCCCCGGGCTCGATCAACCATTTCCTGGACAAGGCGCTGCTCCCGGCGCGCGGGGGCGATCCCGAGGCCCTGCTTTTCTGCGTGGCCGTGTTCGGCACGCGCACGGGCGATGCGGTCACGATGCGCCTGCTCGGGCCGGACGGCGCGGTGCTGGCGCGGGAGGCGCGGAATTGCGAACGCACCCAGGCCCAGAGCATGTTCTACATCGGCCGCAAACGGAACAACCAATGGCCCGCCGGGACCTATCGCGGCGAGTTCCTGCTCCAACGGCCCGGCGATCCCGGCGAAGGCGGCACGCTGCGCCTGTCCCGCGAGATCGTCCTGCCCTGAGGAGCTCGTGACCTTCTCACGGCATTGTTTTCCCAACGCTGCGGCTGGTCATGGCATTGTGAGAGGAGGTCGGCTCAGGTCTTGGGCGGCGTCATTTTCCAGCGGATGAGCGCCTTGACGCCCTCCATGGAGAGAAAGACCAGGGCGCTGAAGATGAGGATCAGGTCCAGGTCCGCCATGGTCGGCAGGGCGATGCCGAAGGCGTCGCGCACCGCCGGAATCTGGATGAGCGCCACCACGAGGACGATTTCCCAGCCGATGGCCAGCAGCAGCCACTTGTGCGGCGGGGCCGCGAGGAAGCCGTGGCGCATGGAGCGGAAGTTCAGGGCGATGACCAGCTCCACGATGGTGAAGAGGAAGAACATCTCGGTGCGGGCGTGGGTGATGTCCCGCATGTCATGGAAGAA
The window above is part of the Desulfovibrio aminophilus genome. Proteins encoded here:
- a CDS encoding M23 family metallopeptidase, which produces MNRLPLLRIFLLLLVVSLRPDILLALRFDSLPIDCTGNELCFIQNYFDREPGSFARDHACGFLSYDGHEGTDFRVARADMERGVPVLAVADGVVRAVRDGMSDGEMLRRGKAGLRGREAGNAVAVAHGDGFETQYSHLRQGSVRVKPGEHVRAGQVLGLVGESGMAEFPHVEFLVRRGRTAFCPFVGPDAGPGCGVKGSPLWSEERLTVAPLAYKPTGLLRAGFVAKAPGSINHFLDKALLPARGGDPEALLFCVAVFGTRTGDAVTMRLLGPDGAVLAREARNCERTQAQSMFYIGRKRNNQWPAGTYRGEFLLQRPGDPGEGGTLRLSREIVLP